The following proteins are co-located in the Aquarana catesbeiana isolate 2022-GZ linkage group LG02, ASM4218655v1, whole genome shotgun sequence genome:
- the LOC141127126 gene encoding nicotinamide N-methyltransferase-like, with translation MDHGGIRGDVLIDIGSGPTIYQLLSACEYFPYIIASDFTDKNRQELEKWLENDPEAFDWSEIVKTVCEIEGNGDKWEEKQNKLRSRILKVLKCDVTRSNPLDPIEVPPADCLITSLCLETACKDLETYHCSIQNITRLLRPGGHLVLIGALGNTYYIVQQKAFSCLSLDEDAVRGAITQAGYTIQSMEIFPIPERMTRLNIADTLANFFLVAKKEATDSL, from the exons atggatcacg GAGGGATCCGAGGAGATGTTCTAATTGACATTGGCAGCGGACCTACCATCTACCAACTCTTGTCTGCCTGTGAATATTTTCCCTATATCATTGCCTCAGATTTCACAGATAAAAACAGACAGGAGCTTGAGAAGTGGCTGGAAAATGATCCAGAGGCTTTTGATTGGTCAGAAATTGTGAAGACTGTCTGTGAGATTGAGGGAAATGG AGATAAATGGGAAGAGAAGCAGAACAAGCTGAGGTCCAGAATACTGAAGGTGCTGAAGTGTGATGTGACCAGGAGTAATCCACTGGATCCCATAGAGGTGCCTCCTGCAGACTGCCTGATCACCTCCCTTTGTCTGGAGACGGCCTGTAAAGACCTGGAGACTTATCACTGCTCTATTCAGAATATCACAAGACTGCTCAGACCAGGAGGACACCTAGTGCTCATTGGGGCCCTGGGAAATACCTACTACATTGTACAGCAGAAGGCATTCTCCTGTCTTTCTCTAGATGAAGATGCTGTGAGGGGTGCAATCACCCAGGCTGGATACACAATACAAAGCATGGAAATATTCCCAATCCCGGAGAGAATGACACGCTTAAATATTGCTGACACCTTGGCTAACTTTTTCCTTGTAGCGAAAAAAGAGGCAACTGATTCATTATAA